TTTTGTTTGAAGTAAGGGCGAGAATTGAAGCTGAGAAGCTGAGGCTACTGATGGTTAAGAAAGTCAGACCTTTTATTGCAGTAGATTCAGTTTCATGGAGTAATTTAATGTCAAATATTTCATTTACAAAATTCCCCTCTATTCTTGTGCCTCCTGAGTCCCTAACACTGGGTGTGAAATGGTAGTATAAGCCTCTTTGTAAATAGTGTTGATTTGAGAATATCTACATATCAAGGCAATATACCTGTCATTGATGGCCTGTCCCTTGCTTAAAATGATGCCTATACTGATGTTGTACATAATGTTAAGAAATTTTCCATCATACAAGAGGAAGTGTTGGCTTTGTTCATTTTCTACTGTTGAAGTGATTTGATTAGCTTCCAGCAATGCTCTTCTTAACAACACAGTGTACTGTTTGGACTGCGGCTTTTTGAAATTTGAGAATTTAATTTCTcataattatgttttatttaaCACACCAATAcaacaacatatataaactCTATTAGGAAGAAAGCCTTTTTCAAATTCTATTTTGCTAAACTCCTACCAATTCAatctttctcttggcatctcCTTCACTAGAATTTTCTACTGGCTTCACTTCCACCTTCTTATATCTATACCAAGATGCACATACCAAATATATCCCAAAATTTACAATGCTCATCCCGGCCAATAACCAGTAGAAATAGTTCAATTTGTCTCTGTTCAAATTGTTACTAGCCAACCATCCACCACTAACTTTGTTCACTATTGTCACTACCACTGAGCTCATGAAGTACCCAATAGCTAAGGAGCACCATGAGATGGCTGTGCTCAGTGATTTCATGCCAGCTGAGCTCTCTGCATAGAAAAATTCTAGCAGTCCAACTAAGGTGAACAAATCAGCTGCCCCAAAAATAGCATATTGGAATCCAAGCCAAAACACACTCATTGGCAAAGGCTCAACAGAGTCGACCATGTTGTGTTCAACAGCTACAGATTTGCGGTGTGTTTCCACAAACCCAGCAACTGTCATGGAGATAGCTGACAGCACAAGCCCTACTCCAATTCTTTGAAGGTACCGCACTCCGGTGGGTATTCCTGTGATCTTCCGAGCTAGTGGAACAAAAATGCGATCGTATATGGGGATTAGAACAAACATGAAAAGCAGAGGGATTACTGGAATTGAGGGGCCTGGAATGTGAAAACCAATGAAACTTGTGTCCATTGTGGTGCTCTGTTGGGTTGTAAAAGTCTGGAGTTGAGCTAAACATGTGTTCATGAAGACTGTGCTAAGTATAATTGGGAGCATGCGAAGTAAGATTTTTGTTTCTTCAATTTGTGTAACTGTGCATAGGCTCCAGGGTCCAGGAGTGATTGATGTTGATGCACCATTGTTTGTCCTTACAATTGCTGCCCTGTCCAGAAACCTGAAATTTGGGATTTTGAAAGTGCATTTGTGTAAGTAATCATTTGAGCCTACACTAGCTAGTTATAACATGCAACTACCTAGAAATCAACTTTATAATACCTGAATTGATCAGTCCTTTCTAGTATTTCATCTTGCTTCCCTGCTGCTTCTTTGTCGTGAATGTCATGCAAGTCATCAGTCATCTCTGGGATCGGAAGATCTCGATTTCGTATTGCAGCCACAAAAACCTTAGTTATGAACATAAAGGGTAACGCTCAGACTTCACTATAGTTATTAGAATAGTTAACTGAAGTTATTTTAGTAGTTTGGTGCTCGGATGATGGGATGTCACGAGAGTACATGCTAGTTCTCGGGTAGTGATTACCTGAGCAATGCGAAGAATGGGGCTTCCTTGAGGCACATTTATACGATACAGTGATTTCCCCATGCACAAGCAGATTAAAGCAAACAAGACTGCTATGGTACAAACAGCAAATGACCAATCCCAGCCTTGGTTGGTGCTTATCCAGACAAGAAAAGTGACACCAACAATAGCTCCAGAGGTGAGGCTAAACAAGAACCAGTTGAAAAAGCTAGACAAATGAGCTGCTTCCTTAGGGTCTTTTTCATCAAATTGGTCAGCCCCCAAGGCTGGCAAAGCAGATTTCACCCCACTGGTGCCCACTGCAACAAGGTAAAGACCAGTGAAAAGAATCGCTTGCTGGCTACCATTTGCTGCGTCACATTGATTCATTTTATCTGGTGCGACACCTTTGCAAGGTATTGGTCTTAGTTGATGGAAGTGTGCTTGAACTGTTAGGACTGCGTATCCCTGAAAATGCACCATCAAATTGGCCAACTTGTATCATTTCTCAAGCTTACTATTATATTGATACTTAGCTTTTGTTTAGGATATGTTTTTCAAGTAATTGAAGGTTTTTAAAGTTTagaaatttaagtttaatttaagAGAACACATCGttcataaaagtaaaaaattctgAAGGTTTTTATAACCTTCATCAATCCTAGAATTTGATtgattaaaaagttattttttttttatttttaaatatataattttcattttttaaaaagccATAAAAATTCcttattttaagaaatattaCCTTAAAAAATCTTCTTAAAATACATgtagaaattatatataattttttcgaTGTTGTCATTGTATCATTGCTTCAATCCACCAAACGAATCATATTGTGAAGTCAACGGAGACATTTTCACTAATTCCACGTCAGCCATGTGTGATGGTCATGTTCTTGGTGGTTGACATCTGTCGTGTGTATCATTGGctacaataaaattattatacatataacagttatattataaaatttttcttcATTGACGTtggtattaaaaaaaattgcctTGTCTTAAAAGCATTTTCCCTCTAAATCTTCAAAACTGATCTATTAACTcttattacatattttttttcaattttaggaattaatacataaacatttatttcattattaatgatttttcttttaagaTAATATTAACCACACttgtaaaagaaaaagagtGAACATACCAGTAATTCTATGCAACCAAACAAGACGCAAGTCTTGAATCTGGACAAAAAGGTGTCAGAGATGAAACCTCCAAACAGTGCTAATAAGAAGGAAGTTCCCATGAAGTTGGTAAGCGAGGTGGCAGATTTTGTTAAGCTGAAGTTCATATACCCATAGAAATATGTTACCAAGCTTATAGCATTCGACACAAATGCCATGTTCTCCAGACCCTCCATTGCTTCACAAAATTCACCAAAAACCAACCTTAAATACctcaaacatatatatatacagataatttttatctaaatccAGTTATATAGATTTAtagtataaatatatgaaatttttatgtaaattcaTGTAATctcaatataattaattattttatatgcaTACGTGTAAAAAGAAATGGAGCGAAAAGAAAGGGAACTTTCAGGCAATACCATATACGAAAAGTGCAGCCCTATTTCCACCCACCACCTTTTCTTGCTTGGCTCTGCCTTGGGTTTTAACATCTCTGCAGATTCCCTGGCGATAGAAATGAAACATAAATTGATTATTCCATGTGGGTATTCAAAAGTAGAGttttagaaaaaaaagagaagaacttTGGTCACTGAGAAAGGTGGTGGCTGGATCGATCGAGTCATCTGCAAGGCAGCTCGAAAATGAAGTGGGTTACGGCCACCAGCTTTCTCAAGTGTTCGATCGAAAGAACAGTCAGAAATGAGTTTACCATTTTTGGCTTTTGTGACCTGAAAATGGAGAAGAGAACCTTGCAAATACTATATGGTTATTAAGAAGGAAATGTATATGAGTATATATAGAGACAGGTTCTGGTGAGAAGAACAGAAAAGAATCAAAAGGTATCTACTTTGTTTCAGGACTTCTTGGGTGACTTTTGTTTGTTATGACTCTCtgcatattaaattttttttctttttttatgcaTATATAAAGAATCAAAGCTGGAAATGCTGTACACAATTTGATTGGTTAGTTCTTGTTGGTGAAACAGGGTTTCATATTCTCCCTAACTAACAagttttaataaaatactttGATCAGAAATCTTGAATTTGAGCTCTAGtagagtatttttaaaatttgataagtAGCACTCAGCGATATTAAATTTATTCGATACGAATTTAGAATAGTcgattaaattatttcaaatattggatggtatatattaaattagaatatattaattaattaattaaaaatattgatttaatttaaaaaatttaaaccgaatattttcaatttttatttaaatgctaATTTATTTGACTAAATAGTCATAGCTTATTTTATATGGCGATTCTTTGACTAAACCCCAGATAATTCGAGATGCAAACGTAACCTTCTTAATTATCTTATATGTAAATCTCACTGATTAATTCATTTTAAGAAATGATTATCTCTTTTATATGTACATTAATTAGAACAATGTAATCAATGAGAGCATAAATGAGTGATTCAAGAAAGAAGCATTTGTTGCATCTCGCTTAAACACAGTCTCTTAGTAGGAACATTGAGTGTACTATGAATAAACTTTAAGATGAGAGGAAGAAAAACTTATATTCATATgagttataattttttagacATTAATCATGTATAGGTGAAGATCTGAGATTTAAAAGAGGGTAAGATTTTGGTATGTGCGAATGAGTTTAATCTGAATAGTTAACATATTTTTTCGTTATTCATTTATCCATTTGTCTTCTAGTGACGTATAACCGTCATTTTGTTACAGTACTATATATCTGTCGCTATCATAGATAGCCGTATGTATGGACATACTTTCCTCTCTCCATCGTCAGATAGCTATCCCCTCTCTCCATCATCAgacaattatttaattctttccGGCGCTCGTACCGACAAAATCATGAATGGAAATGGGTTCGTTTCCCACTGATCCATCAAGTCAGGTGAGCTGGATCCCTCTTTTTTGAGTCCAGACTTCTGTCTATCCGGCCTATTTAAGCGTGGTCTGGATTGTGTGATAGTGGACAGGTTTACGTAATATACTCTTATGGGTTTCAGCTTGACTTTCTTATGAGAGAATGACCACGATCTGGGTGATAGAGACCCGATAGTCATCAATAGGCATAAGTGtgcttgataaaaaataatgttgTTTATCGTTGTACATAATAAGTagctatataaatatatatttatttaatttcactgtaaactttaatttaatttaagaataaaaatatcatctttattttttttaccggGAATACTAGTTAAAACCAAAGAGCACAGAGACGCCAAATTGGGGGTTAGATTTCATTTGGATGAGTAGAATAGGAATTTAATGGGTTAATTTGCCATTAGATCTTAAACAATAGTTTGATTGATCACATCGTTGATAGCGGATTCATTCACTATGATTTAACAAGGATAGAAAACAACAGATTAGTTaactaaaaaattgaaataagttaaaagaaaaaaactaagAATATATgagttattttttcattttctcctgtaattttttttttcttttgaattgcTACACATGGccatgaattaataaattatgagaattaaaattttaaaaggtttagtcttataataaatatatctaaataaatctgataaattttaaattttactctttcaattgtgtttttttgaaatgagaatTGGAGAGTAAAACctgaaatctctcaaatttattgaGATGCACTTATCATTAGATTAAGTCTGTGGATATttctacttttttaattttaatagacaGAATAAAGCTAgacattaatttaatatatataaataatgtaATAAAATTGGAAATTAAGATGAAATAATAATGGGTATACATGAATAGATGATCCTTCAACGACCAACATTCATTTGATTACTCTTCCTTTGTTTGTTGACAAAACCAATTGGCATCAAAGTTtggaatattaatatataatatatactttCTGGACGGTTGACAATTATTGATATTGATGTTCATGTATTTCTCAAATGCAGCTTCTGTTCATGTTgttctatattatttataacccattagtttttttattatatctatTATTTCTTAgtctataaaaaattttcatttaaatgattttatatatatatttaatttttttatat
The sequence above is a segment of the Manihot esculenta cultivar AM560-2 chromosome 5, M.esculenta_v8, whole genome shotgun sequence genome. Coding sequences within it:
- the LOC110614956 gene encoding protein NRT1/ PTR FAMILY 4.5, which codes for MGICRDVKTQGRAKQEKVVGGNRAALFVYAMEGLENMAFVSNAISLVTYFYGYMNFSLTKSATSLTNFMGTSFLLALFGGFISDTFLSRFKTCVLFGCIELLGYAVLTVQAHFHQLRPIPCKGVAPDKMNQCDAANGSQQAILFTGLYLVAVGTSGVKSALPALGADQFDEKDPKEAAHLSSFFNWFLFSLTSGAIVGVTFLVWISTNQGWDWSFAVCTIAVLFALICLCMGKSLYRINVPQGSPILRIAQVFVAAIRNRDLPIPEMTDDLHDIHDKEAAGKQDEILERTDQFRFLDRAAIVRTNNGASTSITPGPWSLCTVTQIEETKILLRMLPIILSTVFMNTCLAQLQTFTTQQSTTMDTSFIGFHIPGPSIPVIPLLFMFVLIPIYDRIFVPLARKITGIPTGVRYLQRIGVGLVLSAISMTVAGFVETHRKSVAVEHNMVDSVEPLPMSVFWLGFQYAIFGAADLFTLVGLLEFFYAESSAGMKSLSTAISWCSLAIGYFMSSVVVTIVNKVSGGWLASNNLNRDKLNYFYWLLAGMSIVNFGIYLVCASWYRYKKVEVKPVENSSEGDAKRKIELVGV